One genomic segment of Brassica napus cultivar Da-Ae chromosome A3, Da-Ae, whole genome shotgun sequence includes these proteins:
- the LOC106420087 gene encoding WRKY transcription factor 44 isoform X1, translated as MEVKESKRVVIAKPVASRPSFTSIRTFANLLTDSVTVSPPHETVDAAIRPKTLRFKQPAAAAASVSCPQVEGNDKGKSCDDSDTKSYVVYKPKAKLVSQATVSALANMLQGNHQQVWRQSEAVPYGKSVSQGTRPNLVPRVPSFKESETSAGDRSSVDGYNWRKYGQKQVKGSDCPRSYYKCTHPKCPVKKKVERSMGGLVSEIVYQGEHNHSKPSCPLPRRASSSSSSGFQRPQRELASEGSIGQDSSNVCFHPLWSNQSNDSSKSIAEKMNEGCVITPFEFAVPRSANSTGGTSDSGCRSSSQCDEGELDDPSRSKRSRKNEKQASQTGVSQSSVESDSLEDGFRWRKYGQKVVGGNAHPRSYYRCTSANCRARKHVERASDDPRAFITTYEGKHNHHLNLRPPTSPTLPFTSTQHSNQAI; from the exons ATGGAGGTGAAAGAGAGTAAGAGAGTGGTAATAGCAAAACCAGTTGCTTCAAGGCCTTCATTCACTAGCATCAGGACATTCGCTAATCTTTTAACTGATTCAGTTACCGTATCTCCTCCCCATGAGACTGTAGACGCTGCTATAAGACCAAAGACTCTGAGGTTTAAACAGCCAGCGGCAGCGGCAGCTTCGGTCTCATGTCCACAG GTGGAAGGAAATGACAAAGGAAAGTCTTGTGATGATTCAGATACCAAAAGCTATGTAGTTTATAAACCTAAAGCAAAGCTTGTCTCCCAAGCAACTGTCTCCGCATTGGCTAATATG CTTCAGGGTAATCACCAACAGGTTTGGAGACAAAGCGAAGCAGTACCGTATGGGAAGAGTGTGAGCCAAGGTACACGCCCTAACCTAGTCCCTAGGGTTCCATCCTTTAAAGAATCAGAGACATCGGCTGGAGACAGATCTTCAGTAGACGGATACAACTGGAGGAAGTACGGACAGAAGCAAGTCAAAGGAAGTGACTGTCCAAGGAGTTACTACAAATGCACACACCCTAAATGTCCGGTCAAGAAGAAAGTAGAGAGATCAATGGGTGGTCTGGTCTCAGAGATTGTGTATCAAGGTGAACATAATCACTCTAAACCGTCTTGTCCTCTTCCGCGGCGcgcttcatcatcatcctcttcaGGGTTTCAGAGACCACAACGAGAGCTAGCTTCGGAAGGATCAATAGGACAAGACTCTAGTAATGTTTGTTTCCATCCTCTTTGGAGCAATCAAAGCAATGACTCATCTAAAAGCATAGCAGAGAAGATGAATGAGGGTTGTGTAATAACACCATTCGAGTTTGCTGTTCCAAGATCGGCGAACTCGACTGGTGGGACTTCAGATTCTGGTTGTAGAAGTAGTAGCCAGTGTGATGAAGGAGAGCTTGATGATCCTAGCAGAAGCAAGAGAAG CAGGAAGAACGAGAAGCAAGCAAGTCAAACAGGAGTATCACAAAGCTCAGTGGAATCAGACAGTCTTGAAGATGGATTCAGGTGGAGGAAGTACGGTCAAAAAGTGGTTGGAGGCAATGCGCATCCGAGAAGTTATTACAGATGCACGAGTGCAAACTGCAGAGCAAGGAAACATGTTGAGAGAGCTAGTGATGATCCAAGAGCTTTCATTACAACCTATGAAGGTAAACacaatcaccatttgaactTGAGACCTCCAACTTCGCCTACTCTTCCCTTTACGTCTACACAACATTCTAATCAAGCCATTTGA
- the LOC106420087 gene encoding WRKY transcription factor 44 isoform X2, which translates to MEVKESKRVVIAKPVASRPSFTSIRTFANLLTDSVTVSPPHETVDAAIRPKTLRFKQPAAAAASVSCPQVEGNDKGKSCDDSDTKSYVVYKPKAKLVSQATVSALANMLQGNHQQVWRQSEAVPYGKSVSQGTRPNLVPRVPSFKESETSAGDRSSVDGYNWRKYGQKQVKGSDCPRSYYKCTHPKCPVKKKVERSMGGLVSEIVYQGEHNHSKPSCPLPRRASSSSSSGFQRPQRELASEGSIGQDSSNVCFHPLWSNQSNDSSKSIAEKMNEGCVITPFEFAVPRSANSTGGTSDSGCRSSSQCDEGELDDPSRSKRRKNEKQASQTGVSQSSVESDSLEDGFRWRKYGQKVVGGNAHPRSYYRCTSANCRARKHVERASDDPRAFITTYEGKHNHHLNLRPPTSPTLPFTSTQHSNQAI; encoded by the exons ATGGAGGTGAAAGAGAGTAAGAGAGTGGTAATAGCAAAACCAGTTGCTTCAAGGCCTTCATTCACTAGCATCAGGACATTCGCTAATCTTTTAACTGATTCAGTTACCGTATCTCCTCCCCATGAGACTGTAGACGCTGCTATAAGACCAAAGACTCTGAGGTTTAAACAGCCAGCGGCAGCGGCAGCTTCGGTCTCATGTCCACAG GTGGAAGGAAATGACAAAGGAAAGTCTTGTGATGATTCAGATACCAAAAGCTATGTAGTTTATAAACCTAAAGCAAAGCTTGTCTCCCAAGCAACTGTCTCCGCATTGGCTAATATG CTTCAGGGTAATCACCAACAGGTTTGGAGACAAAGCGAAGCAGTACCGTATGGGAAGAGTGTGAGCCAAGGTACACGCCCTAACCTAGTCCCTAGGGTTCCATCCTTTAAAGAATCAGAGACATCGGCTGGAGACAGATCTTCAGTAGACGGATACAACTGGAGGAAGTACGGACAGAAGCAAGTCAAAGGAAGTGACTGTCCAAGGAGTTACTACAAATGCACACACCCTAAATGTCCGGTCAAGAAGAAAGTAGAGAGATCAATGGGTGGTCTGGTCTCAGAGATTGTGTATCAAGGTGAACATAATCACTCTAAACCGTCTTGTCCTCTTCCGCGGCGcgcttcatcatcatcctcttcaGGGTTTCAGAGACCACAACGAGAGCTAGCTTCGGAAGGATCAATAGGACAAGACTCTAGTAATGTTTGTTTCCATCCTCTTTGGAGCAATCAAAGCAATGACTCATCTAAAAGCATAGCAGAGAAGATGAATGAGGGTTGTGTAATAACACCATTCGAGTTTGCTGTTCCAAGATCGGCGAACTCGACTGGTGGGACTTCAGATTCTGGTTGTAGAAGTAGTAGCCAGTGTGATGAAGGAGAGCTTGATGATCCTAGCAGAAGCAAGAGAAG GAAGAACGAGAAGCAAGCAAGTCAAACAGGAGTATCACAAAGCTCAGTGGAATCAGACAGTCTTGAAGATGGATTCAGGTGGAGGAAGTACGGTCAAAAAGTGGTTGGAGGCAATGCGCATCCGAGAAGTTATTACAGATGCACGAGTGCAAACTGCAGAGCAAGGAAACATGTTGAGAGAGCTAGTGATGATCCAAGAGCTTTCATTACAACCTATGAAGGTAAACacaatcaccatttgaactTGAGACCTCCAACTTCGCCTACTCTTCCCTTTACGTCTACACAACATTCTAATCAAGCCATTTGA
- the LOC106420087 gene encoding WRKY transcription factor 44 isoform X3, which yields MEVKESKRVVIAKPVASRPSFTSIRTFANLLTDSVTVSPPHETVDAAIRPKTLRFKQPAAAAASVSCPQVEGNDKGKSCDDSDTKSYVVYKPKAKLVSQATVSALANMGNHQQVWRQSEAVPYGKSVSQGTRPNLVPRVPSFKESETSAGDRSSVDGYNWRKYGQKQVKGSDCPRSYYKCTHPKCPVKKKVERSMGGLVSEIVYQGEHNHSKPSCPLPRRASSSSSSGFQRPQRELASEGSIGQDSSNVCFHPLWSNQSNDSSKSIAEKMNEGCVITPFEFAVPRSANSTGGTSDSGCRSSSQCDEGELDDPSRSKRSRKNEKQASQTGVSQSSVESDSLEDGFRWRKYGQKVVGGNAHPRSYYRCTSANCRARKHVERASDDPRAFITTYEGKHNHHLNLRPPTSPTLPFTSTQHSNQAI from the exons ATGGAGGTGAAAGAGAGTAAGAGAGTGGTAATAGCAAAACCAGTTGCTTCAAGGCCTTCATTCACTAGCATCAGGACATTCGCTAATCTTTTAACTGATTCAGTTACCGTATCTCCTCCCCATGAGACTGTAGACGCTGCTATAAGACCAAAGACTCTGAGGTTTAAACAGCCAGCGGCAGCGGCAGCTTCGGTCTCATGTCCACAG GTGGAAGGAAATGACAAAGGAAAGTCTTGTGATGATTCAGATACCAAAAGCTATGTAGTTTATAAACCTAAAGCAAAGCTTGTCTCCCAAGCAACTGTCTCCGCATTGGCTAATATG GGTAATCACCAACAGGTTTGGAGACAAAGCGAAGCAGTACCGTATGGGAAGAGTGTGAGCCAAGGTACACGCCCTAACCTAGTCCCTAGGGTTCCATCCTTTAAAGAATCAGAGACATCGGCTGGAGACAGATCTTCAGTAGACGGATACAACTGGAGGAAGTACGGACAGAAGCAAGTCAAAGGAAGTGACTGTCCAAGGAGTTACTACAAATGCACACACCCTAAATGTCCGGTCAAGAAGAAAGTAGAGAGATCAATGGGTGGTCTGGTCTCAGAGATTGTGTATCAAGGTGAACATAATCACTCTAAACCGTCTTGTCCTCTTCCGCGGCGcgcttcatcatcatcctcttcaGGGTTTCAGAGACCACAACGAGAGCTAGCTTCGGAAGGATCAATAGGACAAGACTCTAGTAATGTTTGTTTCCATCCTCTTTGGAGCAATCAAAGCAATGACTCATCTAAAAGCATAGCAGAGAAGATGAATGAGGGTTGTGTAATAACACCATTCGAGTTTGCTGTTCCAAGATCGGCGAACTCGACTGGTGGGACTTCAGATTCTGGTTGTAGAAGTAGTAGCCAGTGTGATGAAGGAGAGCTTGATGATCCTAGCAGAAGCAAGAGAAG CAGGAAGAACGAGAAGCAAGCAAGTCAAACAGGAGTATCACAAAGCTCAGTGGAATCAGACAGTCTTGAAGATGGATTCAGGTGGAGGAAGTACGGTCAAAAAGTGGTTGGAGGCAATGCGCATCCGAGAAGTTATTACAGATGCACGAGTGCAAACTGCAGAGCAAGGAAACATGTTGAGAGAGCTAGTGATGATCCAAGAGCTTTCATTACAACCTATGAAGGTAAACacaatcaccatttgaactTGAGACCTCCAACTTCGCCTACTCTTCCCTTTACGTCTACACAACATTCTAATCAAGCCATTTGA
- the LOC106420087 gene encoding WRKY transcription factor 44 isoform X4 codes for MEVKESKRVVIAKPVASRPSFTSIRTFANLLTDSVTVSPPHETVDAAIRPKTLRFKQPAAAAASVSCPQVEGNDKGKSCDDSDTKSYVVYKPKAKLVSQATVSALANMGNHQQVWRQSEAVPYGKSVSQGTRPNLVPRVPSFKESETSAGDRSSVDGYNWRKYGQKQVKGSDCPRSYYKCTHPKCPVKKKVERSMGGLVSEIVYQGEHNHSKPSCPLPRRASSSSSSGFQRPQRELASEGSIGQDSSNVCFHPLWSNQSNDSSKSIAEKMNEGCVITPFEFAVPRSANSTGGTSDSGCRSSSQCDEGELDDPSRSKRRKNEKQASQTGVSQSSVESDSLEDGFRWRKYGQKVVGGNAHPRSYYRCTSANCRARKHVERASDDPRAFITTYEGKHNHHLNLRPPTSPTLPFTSTQHSNQAI; via the exons ATGGAGGTGAAAGAGAGTAAGAGAGTGGTAATAGCAAAACCAGTTGCTTCAAGGCCTTCATTCACTAGCATCAGGACATTCGCTAATCTTTTAACTGATTCAGTTACCGTATCTCCTCCCCATGAGACTGTAGACGCTGCTATAAGACCAAAGACTCTGAGGTTTAAACAGCCAGCGGCAGCGGCAGCTTCGGTCTCATGTCCACAG GTGGAAGGAAATGACAAAGGAAAGTCTTGTGATGATTCAGATACCAAAAGCTATGTAGTTTATAAACCTAAAGCAAAGCTTGTCTCCCAAGCAACTGTCTCCGCATTGGCTAATATG GGTAATCACCAACAGGTTTGGAGACAAAGCGAAGCAGTACCGTATGGGAAGAGTGTGAGCCAAGGTACACGCCCTAACCTAGTCCCTAGGGTTCCATCCTTTAAAGAATCAGAGACATCGGCTGGAGACAGATCTTCAGTAGACGGATACAACTGGAGGAAGTACGGACAGAAGCAAGTCAAAGGAAGTGACTGTCCAAGGAGTTACTACAAATGCACACACCCTAAATGTCCGGTCAAGAAGAAAGTAGAGAGATCAATGGGTGGTCTGGTCTCAGAGATTGTGTATCAAGGTGAACATAATCACTCTAAACCGTCTTGTCCTCTTCCGCGGCGcgcttcatcatcatcctcttcaGGGTTTCAGAGACCACAACGAGAGCTAGCTTCGGAAGGATCAATAGGACAAGACTCTAGTAATGTTTGTTTCCATCCTCTTTGGAGCAATCAAAGCAATGACTCATCTAAAAGCATAGCAGAGAAGATGAATGAGGGTTGTGTAATAACACCATTCGAGTTTGCTGTTCCAAGATCGGCGAACTCGACTGGTGGGACTTCAGATTCTGGTTGTAGAAGTAGTAGCCAGTGTGATGAAGGAGAGCTTGATGATCCTAGCAGAAGCAAGAGAAG GAAGAACGAGAAGCAAGCAAGTCAAACAGGAGTATCACAAAGCTCAGTGGAATCAGACAGTCTTGAAGATGGATTCAGGTGGAGGAAGTACGGTCAAAAAGTGGTTGGAGGCAATGCGCATCCGAGAAGTTATTACAGATGCACGAGTGCAAACTGCAGAGCAAGGAAACATGTTGAGAGAGCTAGTGATGATCCAAGAGCTTTCATTACAACCTATGAAGGTAAACacaatcaccatttgaactTGAGACCTCCAACTTCGCCTACTCTTCCCTTTACGTCTACACAACATTCTAATCAAGCCATTTGA